In one window of bacterium DNA:
- a CDS encoding DUF4190 domain-containing protein — translation MDNNSINSRWSKTAIVSFIVSISGLILGMGLSSFGTIPLLSILLGIISIIKINKSSDNLRGKGFAIAGIILGGLGLILPLWILTSVIWTMIARA, via the coding sequence ATGGACAACAATAGCATTAATTCTCGGTGGAGCAAAACGGCAATTGTTAGCTTTATAGTATCTATTTCAGGATTAATTTTGGGTATGGGATTATCAAGTTTTGGAACCATCCCTCTATTAAGCATCCTTCTGGGTATTATCAGTATAATAAAAATTAACAAAAGTAGCGACAACCTTAGAGGAAAAGGATTTGCTATAGCAGGTATAATTTTGGGCGGGCTCGGACTTATTCTTCCTCTGTGGATTTTAACTTCGGTTATATGGACAATGATTGCGCGCGCTTAA